The genome window TGTGACAGAAGTACTTTTGTTGTAAGGTGCCATTTAAATACCACAGAAGCAAATCAAGGCTTAACTATCATGAAAATTCAGAACAAGACGTTAGCAAGAGCTTTTCACGGTGCTTGACACTGCTGTACACCCTGACGCGAATCGTGAATAAGGTTTgacgattgctgtaggaaagagGACAGCCACAGTCTGCCGGCCGATTATTATTTGTGGATGAGAGCgttaaagagatttaatgtgcaCTGCAATTAATACGCAATCTATGTGGGGACTAaatctttcaattagtcaacctcccaacctaacatttaatgttacttgaatgtgttaaattttagtgcatttctatctttatacgtttggaagactttgtttggaaatttataataaagcattattgttacatattttgttttctttcctaaaaatgaaagaaatacattttgattagaaaaaaaaatatctctaaaCTCTTATTAACTTGAttgcgattaactatgaaaaattatgtgattaatcacgattaaaaatgttaattgactgacagcaccaAAACATACAAGAAAGAATTTCCAGAACAAGCAATTTGATAATCAAGTGTTTTTCTTTATgaattctttattaaataaatcactgcatgcATATTCTTCTTTGAAACAGACTCACGTGTCTGCCAGCACAATCCTGGTTTTCGTCACGTTCTCAATAGTGAATTTTGTTTTGCCTCCTTTGCCAGCTATCCTGCCGACAGCTCTGGATAAGTGATCTCCTTTTAAcggtttaactgaaaaacacacacaaattagtGATGGAAGCAAAGTCACTCTTACACAATAGCTTTATaatgttaaagggtaactaaaccctaaaccaactttttttagataatgatctgtaagcacggggctttattagtactggtcattgattcaagtaatttctttgacatttgtgtataaagtgttttcattctacaatatatggtgtaaaaacgtctgagtgctgccctcttcaggttgaacggtggctactgcagttgaattttcctattggctgttgcggtatttcgtgacgtaagcggtgacagctgatgtaagcaggttccagctcaccacgccagattcatgtacatgtcgtcttgcgaccgtgtgaggaataataataacatagagtctgacagcagctgtcaattaatccgtcactacaaGTCTCAGGTGCCACCCCCGCCACCCCGcacagccccgcactcggttcgttccctctatccccgccggggtcggcccacttttcctgcattttcaaatatttctagtgggtggagtcagactctgagcaggtgtttagttaccctttaataatgACTTACCATCGGTGAcatcaaatgtttccaaaaacaGTTCATCTAATCTGATCAGTGCCAGTGCATCCTGTGGGATGACACAGGTTAACATACGTTATACATTACCTGATGAAAACTGAAGAATAAGAATAAATAATTGAAAACTAGGGCTGTGCGATAAAGCTAAACAATTCTCAAAACGATATACATCtcgatatttatgtatttgcgctcttatttttttaaatcagatgaactatttcaaccaaacagccattgttgcaaagtgttcaatgcaagtaaaatacagtaaaaatctttcaattttaacagtttttttttaactaaaaaacaAAGAATACTATGTAAgggaaaatgtttatttagagATAATGACTGTCAGACATGGAGACTCTCGTGAACATATTCAAGTGATGAAGCAAACAAATTATTGAATCAGAATTTTGAATTGATTCACTAAAAATGACTGTTTGAACTGGTTTATCAATCATATTTACCAAGTCTATTGCAAATGTTGCTACTGAAGTTTAAATCAAAGACTGGAATCAAACATCTGTCAACATCTTAACACACTCACAAGACAAGGAAGAATCGCAAAACTAGTCTAAATGACACGGTCTTAAGAAAACTTAAAAATCACTGTGATATTCACGATGTTTATAGCCAGTAAGATCATACTTCATATATCGCACAACCctattttaaagtaatattaatTATACTCACTTCAACCTGAAATCCTAACACAAAGGCCTTCACAAAATCTGAAGCTTTGGTGAGGGCACCAATATCTTGTGTTTCTTTGCATGTCTGTCAAATAAGAGAAGTTCAATTTCACTGCACACTTGaaccattttaaatgcatttttgagaCACAGAAATCAGTTTATAATTTCCCAATAAAATCATAATCTACCTTGTCTAAATCATCTTCACTTACTTTAATTTCGACATTTCTTGTTTTGAGATTAAAACGAACTTGAAGCTGCAGGTTTTCTACTATGGGGGTGAAGATTTTCAGCCAGTTTTCTTTTAAGGGTGTGTAACGGTGAGCAGGCACAGGCACTTTCCGCATTTCGTCTGCACCtccctgaaacacaaaataagccatgcaataaaagtattttatgtaTGAAATGGAACCGCATTACATGGTCATTCTATGAATTGGGTATTTTGCAGCATTTGGTCTACCAGAACTAGAGCTgcactaaaatatttaaagaggAATTAgccaaaaatctaaacaaaaactgTTTCTTTAAAATCAAGAAACAGAGACACTGACATGCAGAAAATGCATGTGTTTCATGTGAAAAGATGTAACAGCagctaatgtttaaatatatattgatgGTAACAAGATGGTGCTTATAACTGAGATGTgcatctgtatgtgtatatatgcatcACTCCATgaacaattattaggcaaattgtattcctcaggattaattttGCTCTAATttacacaatgctctcagtcaatccaaaatgttattgaacctcaaacctgaatgtttaacaaagaaaaagagagttccctttcgagaggtctctcctattgcgtaagtagcttacgctatgggaaaactcagtttctcgagaaatattgaagtctttatgtaaaacgcattgcagctgcacagcagacagcaatgagcgaggcagctcggtcattggctgtgctgcggcaacttgctcgaaccaatgacggggcgactctgaacgcgcgaccaatgagtgCGCTTTGCGcccgctcagagcccgccaagatgggcgtggctaaggctatatattaggcgccccgtcatgagagttctttagatttaatctccttcagcaaagaccttctcttcgctggatcctccggattattggagtcttttcgcccgccgtcgacaagcctatagcaggactgctacgaggacgccggcgccttcagccgccttcaaagccttctgctacgccatccgccgcgcatcaccttgatatccttttgTTAAAAGCtaactttgcaagtgttcgcctctgcgacgctttttgtcctttagtaaaagagcaaattcgaggcgttgtttcaaatgccttcaacctgcgcctcgtgcagaggccctcttcctgacggggaccgtcacattctctgcgctcgctgcctgggacctgaccacgcagaagctgctctcactcgaggcggatgccccgaatgtgactccctgggcctcaccgagctgcgcttcgctttgccgccttcgccgtgaacgagcctgctaccaccgtgctgccatcccctctgttcgagccgcgcaagaaaaagtgccgctcacggaggccgccagagcacgcggacttcagtgacgtcacgccgggccagtccccgcgtgcttcaccaccacccgaggactccctgcccccagttcaattcacgcaggcagaccagcacccctccagagcggtgggtctcgtctcgttcggcgcgacAGGGGACGacagtgaaaaggatgacagcctttccattgacgctgcatcccacgactggccgggctcggccttcgaccccgtgccgtcgacattagcggacacgagcaggggcaccagcgacgcgcctatcgctccaaagCGGCCTGTTTGGAccggcggtaagagagttcgctgaacgcttcactgaagcccagaagaattcgcaggctatgcgtcacttcctgcccaagcgctccagctcgtcacagagccgccagagaccgcctcagctgcagcagcgagccagggcggcgcctcccgtctcccagacCTGAAatggacgctcaacgccgctcgcgttccgctaaccgaaagcagtcgcctgagcgacggggacctcggcccaagatcgtgctgaacccggagcctcgtaagtcttcctagccataggaagaaagagagagagagtgcgtgtctcgcaaaagccggaccactctctccaaaacgtgtaaaacattacccagtccccttacaagcggctggaaatgtctgtacagcagtcaatgggccagtcacagaactcgctcacctgcaatcaaacgccgttttaacggcaacacacagaaatcacaaaagagtcattttctgcctgtgtcactaaggggtccgcgtgtccacactaaagtgcacattcccacatatcaatactgtccaaacagtgccgaatacttccccagctcaagctggacgccccataaatgtggttcgtgtgcctattgtcatgtatgcaccactacacacaagcactgttcccacagttataaacacttccccagtaaaagcgagaaatactataaaggtagcgcgtgcctgctgtcatgcatgcacccctacacacaaacactgtctgcATGCCCAAAACCCCCACCGCATggccggaggctttatgaaaatggcggcgtgcctactacggtatatgcacccccacccataagcgctgcccatacagtttcaaacagttctctggctcatgccgcgagcgtcacagatgcgacgcgcgagccaagaaactccccgctaagaacgggaagctttatgaaagtggcgcgcgtgcctattacaatgtatgcacccccacccgtaaacactgtctgtACAgcttcaaacatttctccagctcatgctgcgagcattacggagataacgcacgtgcctgtaatctcacacgcacccctgcactcggcactcaacaaagctgctcagcgcgctcccgcgcctctgagagctgtaagctcagtgttagcacaaggcaattcgccggcagggcccatacgtcactgcgacacacccccagccagcattcagcccatatctgtgcgagcaaaagcctgggaaaaaatcccgacatgcgaaatgggttttgaacataataaaacacggttactcgcttcaattcagctcgcagaccaccccgcttttcagcggtggtcgagacgaaagtgaggaaagatgtttcacattttctacgcaccgaggtgctcaaactgatagagaagggctatagaaactgttcctccctctatgagcgaggcaggtttttacagccgctactttctcgtcgaaaaggacggtggcctccgccccatcctagatctcagacatctgaacaaagctttaatgatttgctcgttcagaatgttaacgaccaaacatatcctcgcgcaagttcagcccgggattggtttctatcagtggatttgaaagacgcttactttcacattcgatagcgcctcatcacaggccatttctgagattcagctttgaggggcagtcataccagtacacagtactaccattcggcctatcattggccccccgtacattcacgaaatgtatggacgcagcactttcccccctgagacagcggggagtgtgaatactgaattacctcgatgattggctaatcctagcacaatcagagagtcagttaacgacgcacagatcttggattatcagccatctagaatgtctgggtctgagaatcaattttgcaaagagcgtgctatccccaagccagaatatctcttttctgggaatagtgctagactcagtgcagatgacggcgtgcctctcatcagagcgcgcgctcgctattcggcgccttgcaacatcattcagagcgggcgcacgcgcccccgtcaaacgatttcaaaggatgctcggtctcatggcctcggcatcagctgtactccagctaggattgttgcacatgcgtcctctccaacgctg of Xyrauchen texanus isolate HMW12.3.18 chromosome 20, RBS_HiC_50CHRs, whole genome shotgun sequence contains these proteins:
- the LOC127660548 gene encoding RNA-binding protein PNO1-like; protein product: MESATNSTTDAIATMDCDGNTEVFEKVKSKKTQKRKRDASEVYMESDTVAPKRPQFPPISGDLLKGGADEMRKVPVPAHRYTPLKENWLKIFTPIVENLQLQVRFNLKTRNVEIKTCKETQDIGALTKASDFVKAFVLGFQVEDALALIRLDELFLETFDVTDVKPLKGDHLSRAVGRIAGKGGKTKFTIENVTKTRIVLADTKIHILGSFQNIKMARTAICNLILGSPPSKVYGNIRAVASRAAERF